One genomic window of Polaromonas sp. SP1 includes the following:
- the nhaA gene encoding Na+/H+ antiporter NhaA — MLKFVHRTLNQFIHSQSLSGVVLALAAALALVLSNSPWGEAYNRFVQLPGELRVGGDLLVLSKSLLHWVNDLWMAVFFFLVGLEIKRELIEGELASRAQALLPAGAALGGMVAPALIYMAINAGDPVAMRGWAIPAATDIAFALGILVLLGSRVPASLKVFLTAVAIIDDLGAILIIAFFYTEGLSVMALLGAGIGGLLLLALNRARVMAIGPYVAVGLVIWLFVYKSGIHATLAGVITALAIPLSDGKGGSPLKTAEHALHPWVAFAVLPMFAFANAGVSLQGVTPATLLQSVPLGITAGLLVGKAVGVFGASWLLIRFAGARLPAGAGWSQFFGVCLLCGVGFTMSLFIGALAFSGQDAAYETQLKLGVLCGSLLSGVLGALMLLRSGPAKKAPD, encoded by the coding sequence ATGCTCAAGTTTGTCCATCGCACCCTCAACCAGTTCATCCATTCGCAGTCGCTTTCGGGCGTCGTCCTGGCGCTGGCCGCCGCCCTGGCGCTGGTCCTGAGCAACTCGCCCTGGGGCGAGGCTTACAACCGGTTTGTGCAACTGCCTGGTGAGCTGCGTGTCGGCGGCGACTTGCTGGTGCTCTCCAAGTCGCTGCTGCACTGGGTCAACGACCTGTGGATGGCGGTGTTTTTCTTCCTGGTGGGGCTGGAGATCAAGCGCGAGCTGATCGAGGGCGAGCTGGCCTCGCGTGCGCAGGCGCTCTTGCCGGCAGGCGCCGCATTGGGTGGCATGGTGGCGCCGGCGCTTATCTACATGGCGATCAATGCCGGCGACCCTGTCGCGATGCGCGGCTGGGCGATTCCGGCCGCCACCGACATCGCTTTTGCGCTGGGCATCCTGGTGCTTCTGGGCAGCCGCGTGCCGGCATCGCTCAAGGTGTTTTTGACGGCGGTCGCCATCATCGACGACCTGGGTGCCATCCTGATCATTGCGTTTTTCTACACCGAGGGCTTGTCGGTGATGGCATTGCTGGGCGCCGGCATCGGCGGCTTGCTCTTGCTGGCCTTGAACCGGGCCAGGGTGATGGCCATAGGGCCTTATGTGGCCGTGGGACTGGTGATCTGGCTCTTTGTTTACAAGTCCGGCATTCATGCGACGCTGGCGGGTGTCATTACCGCGCTGGCGATTCCCTTGTCGGACGGCAAAGGCGGCTCGCCGCTGAAAACCGCTGAACATGCACTGCACCCCTGGGTGGCATTTGCCGTGTTGCCGATGTTTGCGTTTGCCAACGCAGGGGTGTCGCTTCAAGGCGTTACGCCCGCAACGCTTCTGCAGAGCGTTCCTCTGGGCATCACCGCGGGCCTGCTGGTGGGCAAGGCGGTCGGTGTGTTTGGTGCCTCCTGGCTGCTGATCCGCTTTGCCGGTGCGCGCCTGCCCGCAGGGGCCGGCTGGAGCCAGTTCTTTGGCGTCTGCCTGCTGTGCGGCGTGGGCTTCACCATGAGCCTGTTCATCGGTGCGCTGGCCTTTTCCGGCCAGGATGCCGCGTACGAGACGCAGCTCAAGCTGGGTGTGCTGTGCGGCTCGCTGCTGTCGGGGGTGTTGGGGGCGCTGATGCTGCTGCGCAGCGGCCCTGCCAAAAAGGCGCCGGATTGA
- a CDS encoding YqhA family protein, translated as MTEPTLPPVATKISPLRPLPNLIFASRWLQLPLYLGLIAAQAVYVVHFLVELWHLIEAAFGSQTALQSLITSIGYKTAVPVVTLNETVIMLVVLALIDVVMISNLLIMVIVGGYETFVSRMNLEGHRDQPEWLSHVNASVLKVKLATAIIGISSIHLLKTFINADNYTDKVLIAQTVIHITFLLSAIAIAYTDKIMSGIAAQKH; from the coding sequence ATGACTGAACCAACCCTCCCCCCCGTCGCCACCAAAATCTCGCCCTTGCGCCCGCTTCCCAACCTGATTTTTGCCAGCCGCTGGCTGCAGTTGCCGCTGTACCTCGGGTTGATCGCCGCCCAGGCGGTGTATGTGGTGCATTTCCTGGTCGAGTTGTGGCACCTGATTGAAGCCGCCTTCGGCAGCCAGACGGCCCTGCAGTCGCTGATCACCAGCATTGGCTACAAAACCGCCGTCCCCGTCGTGACGCTCAACGAGACGGTCATCATGCTGGTGGTGCTGGCGCTGATCGACGTGGTGATGATTTCGAACCTGCTGATCATGGTCATCGTGGGCGGCTATGAGACCTTTGTGAGCCGCATGAACCTTGAAGGCCATCGTGACCAGCCGGAATGGCTGAGCCATGTGAACGCCTCGGTGCTGAAAGTGAAGCTGGCAACCGCCATCATCGGCATCAGTTCCATCCACCTGCTGAAGACTTTCATCAACGCCGACAACTACACCGACAAGGTCCTGATCGCGCAAACGGTGATCCACATCACCTTCCTGCTGTCAGCGATCGCCATTGCCTACACCGACAAGATCATGTCGGGCATCGCTGCGCAAAAGCACTGA